One genomic window of Geovibrio ferrireducens includes the following:
- a CDS encoding glycine betaine ABC transporter substrate-binding protein: protein MKKITQLFTAALLSLVIFTGAAHAKERVKLVYVEWAREVAITHVAGVLLEEMGYDVRISSVANAAMWASVAAGDSDAHLAAWLPMTHADLYARYKDQIVDLGPSYVDAKLGFVVPAYVTINSVTEMGANIDKFKGKIIGIDPGAGMSQAAEEAIAKNTSGLGKFQYVSGSDAIMVASLANAVKRKEWIVVPGWQPHWMFGEWDLKILDDPDKIFGGAETINTIVRKGLDKDMPEVYAFFKNFDWKQLDLSSAMVDNKNGMEPAKSAEKFVKANRTKIDELLKAVK, encoded by the coding sequence ATGAAGAAGATTACACAGCTTTTTACTGCGGCGCTCCTCAGCCTCGTGATTTTCACGGGTGCGGCGCACGCAAAGGAAAGAGTGAAACTCGTTTATGTTGAATGGGCAAGAGAGGTTGCCATAACCCATGTGGCGGGAGTGCTGCTGGAAGAAATGGGGTATGATGTCCGCATAAGTTCAGTGGCAAATGCCGCTATGTGGGCTTCGGTAGCCGCGGGAGATTCGGATGCGCACCTTGCTGCATGGCTTCCCATGACCCACGCTGATCTTTATGCGAGATATAAGGATCAGATTGTGGATCTCGGCCCCAGCTATGTTGATGCGAAGCTCGGCTTCGTTGTGCCGGCGTATGTAACGATTAATTCCGTAACGGAAATGGGCGCGAACATAGATAAGTTTAAAGGCAAAATAATAGGAATCGATCCCGGAGCGGGAATGTCGCAGGCGGCTGAGGAAGCAATAGCAAAAAATACCTCCGGCCTGGGCAAGTTTCAGTATGTTTCAGGGAGCGATGCCATAATGGTGGCTTCCCTCGCAAACGCGGTTAAAAGGAAGGAGTGGATAGTTGTTCCCGGCTGGCAGCCGCACTGGATGTTCGGCGAGTGGGATCTCAAGATACTGGATGACCCTGACAAAATATTCGGCGGTGCGGAAACCATTAATACAATAGTGAGAAAAGGGCTCGATAAGGATATGCCTGAGGTCTATGCCTTTTTTAAGAACTTTGACTGGAAGCAGCTCGACCTCAGCAGTGCCATGGTCGATAACAAAAACGGCATGGAACCGGCAAAAAGCGCCG